The Vanessa tameamea isolate UH-Manoa-2023 chromosome 2, ilVanTame1 primary haplotype, whole genome shotgun sequence genome has a segment encoding these proteins:
- the Shps gene encoding uncharacterized protein Shps: MVIKYEIEDDSSHVTADVIILGCSLPGIVTAHKLKKKFGNTMDIVVLDLAGEKPGGSKCNVAFQGEDDEENKETYDEGTAKEVIDNVARHYLNMLAKDFNIPLPDAIIAPEKVRTPLNKLFEYKNGMTAACLRDFHDFDYLNVLEKFELNQYQTLLDENMKGLFQANKFDDASERHRLLYYDQTTMEKHICGALLFPNSRDIMRTTVRLVCGASAKTVSVLFYLHQCYRSSSSRNHLDGNNTKFREKLLGYCRKRLANKLQKSIANITHSAKTIKKISSYADEQVILKTIKGDTKYVCSLLAMALKPDELRNFEFEAQLLTDREIAIIRSMIKGKTKKFLVQYEEHFWRREGYSGDILSIKGPIIWATERPKISSTDSMERYAALIGYLRVKDDDDNLRDGVLSQLVGLFGEEAADPISYKESDISDVYVPCCGDFITLRRLTLRTVPKYLEWGALDIFADGDVASALEAGHVAYLHLMSYLRPQAQTYEDVSTAEWPTIINDNPFQEWLAQLTLTTGVRLMVYTAITYIGIRLVQSYTRK, encoded by the coding sequence atggtCATAAAGTATGAAATAGAAGATGATTCTAGTCATGTTACAGCCGACGTAATTATATTAGGATGTAGTCTCCCAGGTATAGTGACAGCTCATAAACTCAAGAAAAAATTTGGCAATACAATGGACATCGTGGTTCTTGATTTAGCTGGGGAAAAGCCAGGAGGGTCGAAATGTAATGTAGCTTTTCAGGGTGAGGACGATGAAGAAAACAAAGAAACATATGATGAAGGCACTGCGAAAGAGGTAATCGATAATGTAGCGAGGCACTATCTTAATATGCTGGCAAAAGACTTCAATATACCCCTACCTGATGCTATCATAGCACCGGAAAAAGTAAGGAcacctttaaataaattattcgaataCAAGAATGGAATGACAGCGGCTTGTTTGCGAGACTTTCATGATTTCGATTACCTTAACGTTTtggaaaaatttgaattaaatcaatACCAAACACTGCTTGATGAAAATATGAAAGGGTTATTTCAAGCCAATAAATTTGATGATGCCTCTGAGAGACATCGGCTCTTGTATTACGATCAGACAACAATGGAGAAACATATTTGTGGTGCGTTACTCTTTCCTAATTCAAGAGACATAATGAGGACCACAGTGAGGCTTGTTTGCGGTGCATCTGCGAAAACTGTATCTGTACTATTTTACTTGCATCAGTGTTACAGAAGCAGCAGTTCAAGAAATCATTTGGATGGCAACAACACTAAGTTTCGAGAAAAACTCCTCGGTTATTGCAGAAAACGCTTAGCGAACAAGTTGCAGAAAAGTATCGCAAATATCACCCACTCAGCGAAGACTATAAAAAAGATAAGTTCATATGCAGATGaacaagttattttaaaaactataaaaggGGATACCAAATACGTATGCAGCTTACTCGCCATGGCGTTAAAGCCCGATGAGCTTAGAAATTTCGAGTTTGAAGCACAACTACTTACGGATAGAGAGATTGCTATCATTAGATCTATGATTAAGGGGAAAACGAAGAAATTCCTGGTGCAATATGAAGAACATTTTTGGAGACGTGAAGGTTACAGTGGtgatatattaagtataaaaggCCCGATAATCTGGGCCACTGAACGTCCAAAAATATCATCAACAGATAGTATGGAGCGATATGCAGCATTAATAGGATATTTAAGAGTTAAAGACGATGATGATAACCTCCGAGATGGAGTTTTGAGTCAACTTGTAGGTCTCTTTGGAGAAGAAGCTGCGGACCCTATTAGCTACAAAGAGTCAGATATTTCTGACGTCTATGTGCCCTGTTGCGGAGATTTCATCACTTTACGACGGCTAACTTTAAGAACTGTCCCTAAATATCTTGAATGGGGTGCTTTAGATATATTTGCAGATGGGGACGTTGCATCCGCTTTAGAAGCAGGTCATGTTGCATATCTTCATTTGATGAGTTACCTTCGTCCTCAAGCTCAAACATACGAAGATGTTAGCACAGCTGAATGGCCGACGATTATAAACGACAATCCCTTTCAAGAGTGGCTTGCTCAATTAACACTCACGACAGGTGTGCGTCTTATGGTATACACAGCGATCACTTATATAGGCATACGACTAGTCCAGTCTTATACGCGGAAGTAA